The Streptomyces cyaneogriseus subsp. noncyanogenus region GCCAGGGACGAGCCGACGCCGGGGTATTCGGTGGTGCGGACGAACCAGGGGTCCCGGCGGGTGCGTTCGGTGGCCCCGGCGAAGACCAGCGACCAGTCCTCGCCGGTCAGGGCGAGCCAGTCGGCGCTCCGGCCGTGCACCTCGCTCTCGCCGTGCGCCCGGGCGGTGAACGCCTGGGGCGGGGTCTGCTCCTTGCGGGCCCGCCAGAAGAACCCGCCGTAGGCCGCGCCGGGGCGCCCGTTGGTGGCCGGGCTGCCGATCGTGAGCGTGCCGGAGGTGGTGTTGGTGAGGGAGAAGGTGAAGTCCAGCGCCCAGGCGTTTTCCGTGAGCGCGGTGGCCGCGACCGTGCGGCGCTCGTGCAGCAGCTCGCGCCCGGCGGCGACCCAGCGCAGCTCCTCGACGAAGCCGTCCGGGTCGCACAGCTGGAAGGCGGTGTGCCGCTGGGCGCCGTGGTTGTCGAGCTCGGTCGGGCCCCGGTCGCGGACGAAGGTGCGCCCGCCCCAGAAGTTGTGCCCCTCGACGTCGGGAACGGCGACACCGACGCCGAGGTGGTGGAGGTGGTCGGCCGGGGCGAGCTCGGTGACGGTGGTGCCGGCCAGGGTGGTGACCGGGTGCAGGTAGGGGCGGGGGGAGAGCCGGGCGGGCAGGGCGGGCCGGGTGACGTACCGGCCGACCGGGCGGCCCGCCACGCGCAGCACGAGGGAGTCGGTGCCGGTCATCGGGTGCTCACCTCCTCGGACGCGGCGGCCGTGACCGCCCACGGGGCGCCGAGCTCGGAGTAGAGGGCGAGGCTGTCGGCGGCGGCGGCCACGAGCGCGTCGACGCCGGGGACGACACGGCGGCTCTCGCCGGGGACGCGGTGCCAGGCGCCCGGGGGCAGCGCGGCCGGGTCGGGGGCCTGCCGGATCGCCTCCACGACCCGCATGAAGGCACCCGTGGCCGCCGGGGGGACGAGCAGGGCGTCGCCGGTGGTGAGATGGGCGACGAGGTTCTCCAGCAGGTCGGTGCGGTCGTGCACGTACTCCTCGGGGCCGTGGCCGGCGCGCTGGAGCAGCACGCGGTCCTGCTTGTACCAGAAGGTGATCCGGCCGCGGCTGCCGTGCACCACCACGTACGGGTCGTCCGGCCGTTCGGCGCACAGCGTCGCGGCGACGGTGACCCGGTGGCCGCGTGCGGTGGTGATCCGCACGCAGGAGGTGTCGTCGGCCTCGATGTCGTTGGCGTGCAGCAGTTCGGTCTCGATGCCGGTGACGTCGTCGGCGCCGGTGGTGGTGCCGAGGGCGAGCGCGGTGGCGACGGCGTGCGCGAGGGGGTTGGTCAGCGCCCCGTCGATCACGTCGGCGCCGTTCAGCCGGCGCCTGCCCGCCCAGGGCGCGCGCCGGAAGTAGGACTCCTCCCGCGCCCAGGCCCCGGCCCCGCCGATGCCCGTGAGCTCGCCGATCGCGCCGTCGGCGATCAGTTCGCGGATGGCCGGCACGGCGTGCGAGCCCAGCGACTGGAAGCCGATCTGGCAGGCGACGCCCGCCTGTGCGATCCCGTCGGCCATGCGGCGGAACTCGGCGTACGACGGCGCCGGGGGCTTCTCCAGCAGCAGGTGCACCCCCCGTGCGGCGGCGGTGAGCGCGAGGTCGGCGTGGGTCGGGATCGGTGTGCAGATCACGGCGATCCGGGCGCCGGTGGAGTCGAGCAGGGCGCCGAGGTCGGCGGACTGCTCGGGCAGCTCGCCGCCGAACTCCTCCTCGGTCAGCGGGGTGATCTCGCAGACGCCGGCCAGCCGTACCAGGCCCGCGGCCTGGAGCCGGCGGATGTTGGCGACGTGCCAGCGGCCGTGGCCGCGGGCGCCCGCCAG contains the following coding sequences:
- a CDS encoding PmoA family protein is translated as MTGTDSLVLRVAGRPVGRYVTRPALPARLSPRPYLHPVTTLAGTTVTELAPADHLHHLGVGVAVPDVEGHNFWGGRTFVRDRGPTELDNHGAQRHTAFQLCDPDGFVEELRWVAAGRELLHERRTVAATALTENAWALDFTFSLTNTTSGTLTIGSPATNGRPGAAYGGFFWRARKEQTPPQAFTARAHGESEVHGRSADWLALTGEDWSLVFAGATERTRRDPWFVRTTEYPGVGSSLAHGERLAIAPGDTAVRRIVTVVADGRLDRDGASTLVRKAVSP
- a CDS encoding Gfo/Idh/MocA family protein yields the protein MTGPKTGPASVPVPVVLAGARGHGRWHVANIRRLQAAGLVRLAGVCEITPLTEEEFGGELPEQSADLGALLDSTGARIAVICTPIPTHADLALTAAARGVHLLLEKPPAPSYAEFRRMADGIAQAGVACQIGFQSLGSHAVPAIRELIADGAIGELTGIGGAGAWAREESYFRRAPWAGRRRLNGADVIDGALTNPLAHAVATALALGTTTGADDVTGIETELLHANDIEADDTSCVRITTARGHRVTVAATLCAERPDDPYVVVHGSRGRITFWYKQDRVLLQRAGHGPEEYVHDRTDLLENLVAHLTTGDALLVPPAATGAFMRVVEAIRQAPDPAALPPGAWHRVPGESRRVVPGVDALVAAAADSLALYSELGAPWAVTAAASEEVSTR